The Streptomyces liliiviolaceus sequence GCAGCCGTGCGGCGAGCCACGCGGTGAGCCGCCGTGCGATCTCCTCCGGATCACGGGTCGTCGTACGAGGGCGAGGACGGGGACTGGGACGGGGCGCTTCAGCCATGCCACCACTCCTTCGCGACCCGCACGTTCGTCCTCACGGGGCGACCGAGTCGAACCCGGTGAACCCGCTCGGGTCGTGCCGCCCGAACGAGCCGTGCTCGAAGATCCCGTACCCGGTGCGCCCGTCCAGGGTGAAGCGGGCCGCGTGGTCGGTCACCCCGTACGCGGCGAGTCCGAGGGCGGCCGGGTCCGAGAGGTCGTACGCGCGGCGGTCGGTCCAGCCCCTGCCCTGCCAGGTGCCGTGCTGCCAGTCCTCGGCGGGCGGATAGCCGGCGCCGACGGCGAGCGGCGAGGAGGCCAGGATCTCAACGCCCAGTTCGAGCGGCTTGCGGGGGTCGCCGAGGTGGACGGTCGCCCTCTCCGGGTGCCGGGTGCCGCTCCGGTAGGCGATCTCCGCCCGGGGCCAGCCGAGTTGACGGTCGCGCCGCCCGGCCCGTACGAGGGTCGCGTCGTTCAGGGTCCGGTAGCCGTCGGCGTCCTCCTGGGTGACGACCATCAGGAACCGGTCGTCGAAGCGGACCGGGCACCAGAGCCAGTGGAAGCCCTCGGTCCGGTGTTCCTCGGCCAGCCGGCCGCCCTCCTCGCCGGGCAGCGGACGGGTGCCCCAGCTGCGGTCGCGGGTGCCGGTCCAGCCGTCGCCGGACAGCCGTGTCTCCTGCCCCGCGACCTTGATCCAGCCGTCGCACCGGCCCGCCTGGACGAAGCGCCTGCCCTCCAACGTGAGGCGGGCGCCACGGCGTTGCAGGTGATGCGGCTCCCACAGGGCGGGGAAGTCCGCGGACCAGGTGATCTCGTACGACAGTCCGTCCGGGTCGTCGGGGTCGGCCGCACAGCTCAGGACGAAGTTCCTGAGCGGGCGCTCGACCTGTATCCGGAGCGGTCCCACGGACAGGCGCATCCGCTCGTCGTCGTCGAGGGCGTCCGAGGCGCGCACGGCGTGCAGGGTGTCCCCGACGCGCAGGGTCGCGTACGCGTCGATGACGCCCACGTTCGGATACACCCCGAGTCCCAGGACGAGCAGCGCCCGCCCCTGGTGGTCGAAGACATGGAAGATGCAGCGGTCGTAGGCGTTCCGGTCCCCCGTCGCCACGTGCTTCATCGAGAGGGGGACCTGGTGCACGGGGTACTCGTCGAGGGCTACGGGACGGTCGTCGGGCATCGGCTGCCTCCCGAGGTACGCGGCACGGGGGAGATGACGGTACGTCAGATGAGCGTGCGGGGCCAGAGTCCGGCAGCCCTTCGCGGCGTCGGAACCCCCGCGAACGCACAGGCGAATTCGCCAGTCGGTGACCTGCCCGCCCCGCAGCACGTTGGCCCGGTATGACCCCTTCGTACGCAGAGACATACGCCGAGACGGGCCGTCGTCGCGGGTTTCTTCCTCCCCCGGCAGAATCGGTTTCCCAGGGGACTCAAGGGACGCAGCAGCCTCAGGAGAACCCGGCGCACCAGGCGCCCCAGGAGACACAGTGGACGCGAGTGCTGCAGGCGCCCGCACCCCAGGAGTCGCAGGGGTATCAGGGATCACAGGGGGTTCAGGGAGTTCAGAGGGTTCACGGGGTTCAGGGGCCCCACGAACCCGTGGACCCGCCCATCTATCGCGCCATGATGCGCGCCTGGTCCGACCGCGGCCGGACGCTGCCGGGCCGCCACGACCCGGAGTGGTCCCGGCTCGTGGCTCCCTCGGCGATGTACGCGTACGGACGGTTCAGCGGGACTCGGGACCAGCGAGGTGACGGGCGATGACCATCCGCTGGATCTGATTGGTGCCCTCGACGATCTGCAGCACCTTGGCCTCGCGCATGTACCGCTCGACGGGGAAGTCCGCGGTGTAGCCGTACCCGCCGAGCACCTGTACGGCGTCGATCGTGACCTGCATCGCGGTGTCGGTGCAGAACAGCTTCGCCATGGCCGCCTGCCGGGCGAAGGGCCGTCCCGCGTCCCGCAGCCGGGCCGCGGTGAGATACAGCGAACGGCCCGCCTCGATCCGCGTCGCCATGTCCGCCAGCATGAAGCGCAGGCCCTGGAAGTCCGCGATCGGCCGGCCGAACTGCTCGCGCCCCGTCGCGTAGGCGACCGCCTCGTCCAGCGCCGCCTGGGCGACCCCGACGGCGCACGCCGCGATACCGAGCCGCCCGGAGTCCAGTGCGGACAGGGCGATCGCGAAGCCCTGCCCCTCCTCGCCGATGCGCCGGCTGTCGGGGATCCGGACCCCGTCGAAGTGCACCTGGGCGGTGGGTGAGCCCTTCATGCCCATCTTCTTCTCGGGCACCGCGGCGCTCAGGCCCTCGGCGTCGCCGGGCACCAGGAACGCCGTGATGCCCCGCGCCCCCTCGCCACCGGTCCGGGCGAGCACGGTGCAGAAGTCCGCGACCCCGCCGTGCGTGATCCAGGCCTTGGTCCCGTCGAGCACCCAGGAGTCGCCGTCGCGCACGGCCTTCGTCCGCAGGGACGCCGCGTCCGAGCCGGACGCCGGCTCGGAGAGGCAGTAGGCGCCCAGGAGGCCGCCACCGAGCATGTCCGGGAGGTGCTCGACCTGCTGCTCCTTGGTGCCGTAGTTGGCCAGGGCGTGGCAGGCGAGCGAGTGCACGCTGACCCCGAGGCCCACGGTGAGGCGGGCGGCGGCGAGCTCTTCGAGGACCTGGAGGTAGACCTCGTACGGCTGGTCGCCGCCGCCGTACTCGGAGTCGTACGGAAGGCCGAGCAGTCCCGATTCCGAGAGCAGGGTGAAGATCTCCCGCGGGAAGCGTCCCGCGTCCTCCTCCTCGGCCGCCTTCGGGGCGATCTCGCGCTGCGCGATGTCGCGGACGAGCGAGATCAGATCCCGGGCCTCGTCCGTGGGCAGTTGACGGTCCACCGGCTGCGGGGCGCGGTCGGGCATGGCGACGATCCTCCCTGTCGGGCACTTCGGCGGGCGCACACCTGGGTGGGGTTGCGCCGCCGGGTCTCACTGAGCACCGGCGATGCTCGCGCCTCCGGGTCGCGGAAGCGCCTGATCAGCGGCTGTGCGCAGTGAGTATGCCCGATCGGAGGCATCGAGTCACCAGTTAACGACCGCTTACTCAAGAGTAAAGAATCACCGTGCGGAATTCCTGTCGGGAATTGGTCCGAACCATTGACCAACTGGTCTAGTCCTCCTACTGTTTCGCTCCGACGCTTCACCGCGTCCATGCCGATCGGCGCATGTTCCCCTCTCCCCCACGAGGAGTCCGATGCTCAGCTCATTCCGCCCTCGCGTCCGTTTCCGGGCGCTCCTGTCCGCCGCGTGTTGCGCCGCCCTCGGCGCGGGGCTGCTCGCCGGCGCGGGCACGGCCACCGCCACGACCGGGAAGGCCGCCACCCCCACGGCGGCCTCGGCGGCCTCGACCGCGGCGGCCGGTTCCAAGGTCGTCGGCTACTTCACCGAATGGGGCACGTACGACCGGAAGTACCTGGTCAAGAATGTGGAGACGTCCGGCTCCGCGGCCAAGCTCACGCACATCAACTACGCCTTCGGCAATGTCACCGGCGGCAAGTGCGCGATGGGCGACTCCTACGCGGCCACCGAGCGGACCCACACCGCGGCCGAGTCGGTCGACGGGGTCGCGGACACCTGGGACCAGCCCCTGCGCGGCAACTTCAACCAGCTGCGCGAGCTGAAGAAGAAGCACCCGAACCTCAAGATCCTGTGGTCCTTCGGCGGCTGGACCTGGTCCGGCGGCTTCACGGAGGCGGCCAAGAACCCGGCGGCCTTCGCCCAGTCCTGCTACGACCTGGTCGAGAACTCGAAGTGGGCCGATGTCTTCGACGGCATCGACATCGACTGGGAGTACCCCAACAGCTGCGGCCTCAGCTGTGACACCAGCGGACGGGCCGCGTACAAGAACCTGATGTCGGCCGTCCGCGCCAAGTTCGGCGGCTCGGCGCTGGTCACCTCGGCGATCCCGGCCGACGCCACCGCCGGCGGCAAGCTCGACGCGGCGGACTACGCGGGCGCGGCCCAGTACGTCGACTGGTACAACCCGATGACGTACGACTTCTTCGGTGCCTGGGACGCGACCGGCCCCACGGCTCCGCACTCCGCGCTGAACTCCTACTCGGGGATCCCGAAGGCGGAGTTCCACACCTCCGCCACCATCGCCAAGCTCAAGGGCATGGGCATCCCGGCCTCGAAGCTGCTGCTCGGCATCGGCTTCTACGGACGCGGCTGGACCGGAGTCACCCAGGCGGCGCCCGGCGGCTCGGCCACCGGACCGGCGGCGGGTACGTACGAGCAGGGCATCGACGACTACAAGGTGCTCAAGACGAAGTGCCCGGCCACGGGCACGGTGGGCGGCACCGCGTACGCCAAGTGCGGCAGCGACTGGTGGAGTTACGACACCCCGTCGACCATCGCCGGGAAGATGAGCTACAAGAACGCACAGGGTCTGGGCGGCACGTTCTTCTGGGAGCTGAGCGGTGACACGACGAACGGCGAACTGATCAAGGCGATCAACTAGCGCCCCCGGTAAGGCGGTCGGGGCGGGAACCGGAAACGGTTCCCGCCCCGACCGCCGTCTCGGGCCGGATCTCAGCCCGGATGTCTCAGGTGGTGCGGCGCGCGGCCTGCGGGGCCGGGTAGGAGACGTCCAGCTCCTCGATGGCCCGCATCGTGCCGCCGAGCATCTTCACCAGCAGCTCGCGCATCAGATCGCGCGGCAGCCCGCGGTGGTCGATCCAGTCGAGGGTGGCGCCCTCCACACTGCACAGCCAGCCCAGCAGCGCGGTGCGCGGGAGCGGGCCGACATCGCGTCGCCCGTACGCCCCTTCGGCGATCGTCTCGACGATGGCTTCGCGCACACCGTCGCGGATGGCGAGCACCTCGGCGTCGAAGCCGACACCGCCGCTGATGATGGTCCGGTACGCGGCCTGGTTGTGCTCGGCGTAGCGCAGATAGCCGTCGATGGTGCGGTGCACCCGCTCTTCCGGGGGCAGTTCGAGACCACTGGCCGCCCGGGAGATCAGCTCGGCCACCGAGTCCTCGACGATCGCCAGGTAGTAGCCGCGCTTGGAACGGAAGTAGTAGTAGATCAGTCCCTTGGCGACATGCGCCTGCTTGGCGATGTCGTCCATCGACAGGGCGTCGTAGGACGTGTCGGCGAACAACTTCCGCCCGATGACGATGAGTTCGGCACGGCGCGCCAGGGAACGGTCGGTTCCGCGCGCTCCGGGGCGGTCGACACCGCGCTGTGGACTGTTAGTCAATTCCGGACCTGGTCTCCAACCGCGAGCGGGACTTCCGCAGTATGGCAGAGCCGTACGAGCAGCCTGTTCGAGTCTCTTCGACTCTGCGCGACCGGCCGGTCGTGGTCCTGGCGTCAGACCAGGCCGAGCTGCGTCACGAACATCGCGAGCACCAGCACGAAGGTCCAGCCCATGACGTGCTCAAGGATCTTCGGGCCGTCGTCCTTGGGGCCGCCCGTCCGGGCGCGGACCTGTCCGGCGGTGACAGAGGTAGTGGTCATGGCGGCTCACTCACGGTCGGTTCTCGATGGACTCCCCCGCCGGTTCGGACGGACTTGTCCCACCGGTTCGTCCACCTTGCCATCGGATCGGGCTTTTGCGGGGGAGAGCTTGGTCACCCGCGGCCGGCCGGTGTGGCACACGCCACAGGGGCGGCTCCGCCGTTGCGGGGCCGCCCCTGTGCCGTACGGGCCTTCGGGCTCAGCGCACGCCCACCGCCGCCAGGGCCTTGCGCTGGGCCTCCGTGGGGTGGGCCGGGAAGTAGAGGTAGCAGACCCCGCCGGTGCCGGAGACGACGTTCCCGGCGGCGTTGTACCTCTTGGTCCTGAGCCAGATGTTCTCCCACTCGCGCCGCTTGTAGACGCGCCGCACCGCGTCGTTGTCCGGCGAGTTCGGGTCGTTGGCGATCACGTCGCCGTCGGCGGTGAAGCCGATGACCGTCATCAGGTGCCCGGCCGTGCCGTACCCCGCGCCGGTCAGTTCGGACGCGAGGAACGACTGGGACGTGATGGCCGGCACACCGGCGGCGATCAGCGTCTCCAGATCAGCGAGCGACCGGAGCCGGGTCACCACGCCCTGCAGATCCTTGTACGTGGCGGCGTACGCGGCGTTGAAGGGCCAGTTGCCGCAGCCGTCGTACTGGTAGTCGAAGGTGAACCGCGCCGCGTGGCACACCTGCGGGTCCGCGTACTCGGGCTTGACCCAGGCCAGGTCCGCGGCCGTGGGTTTCCGCCCCCAGTACTCGATGATCATCT is a genomic window containing:
- a CDS encoding acyl-CoA dehydrogenase family protein — translated: MPDRAPQPVDRQLPTDEARDLISLVRDIAQREIAPKAAEEEDAGRFPREIFTLLSESGLLGLPYDSEYGGGDQPYEVYLQVLEELAAARLTVGLGVSVHSLACHALANYGTKEQQVEHLPDMLGGGLLGAYCLSEPASGSDAASLRTKAVRDGDSWVLDGTKAWITHGGVADFCTVLARTGGEGARGITAFLVPGDAEGLSAAVPEKKMGMKGSPTAQVHFDGVRIPDSRRIGEEGQGFAIALSALDSGRLGIAACAVGVAQAALDEAVAYATGREQFGRPIADFQGLRFMLADMATRIEAGRSLYLTAARLRDAGRPFARQAAMAKLFCTDTAMQVTIDAVQVLGGYGYTADFPVERYMREAKVLQIVEGTNQIQRMVIARHLAGPESR
- a CDS encoding glycoside hydrolase family 18 protein; the protein is MLSSFRPRVRFRALLSAACCAALGAGLLAGAGTATATTGKAATPTAASAASTAAAGSKVVGYFTEWGTYDRKYLVKNVETSGSAAKLTHINYAFGNVTGGKCAMGDSYAATERTHTAAESVDGVADTWDQPLRGNFNQLRELKKKHPNLKILWSFGGWTWSGGFTEAAKNPAAFAQSCYDLVENSKWADVFDGIDIDWEYPNSCGLSCDTSGRAAYKNLMSAVRAKFGGSALVTSAIPADATAGGKLDAADYAGAAQYVDWYNPMTYDFFGAWDATGPTAPHSALNSYSGIPKAEFHTSATIAKLKGMGIPASKLLLGIGFYGRGWTGVTQAAPGGSATGPAAGTYEQGIDDYKVLKTKCPATGTVGGTAYAKCGSDWWSYDTPSTIAGKMSYKNAQGLGGTFFWELSGDTTNGELIKAIN
- a CDS encoding TetR/AcrR family transcriptional regulator — its product is MTNSPQRGVDRPGARGTDRSLARRAELIVIGRKLFADTSYDALSMDDIAKQAHVAKGLIYYYFRSKRGYYLAIVEDSVAELISRAASGLELPPEERVHRTIDGYLRYAEHNQAAYRTIISGGVGFDAEVLAIRDGVREAIVETIAEGAYGRRDVGPLPRTALLGWLCSVEGATLDWIDHRGLPRDLMRELLVKMLGGTMRAIEELDVSYPAPQAARRTT
- a CDS encoding SCO1431 family membrane protein: MTTTSVTAGQVRARTGGPKDDGPKILEHVMGWTFVLVLAMFVTQLGLV